In Winkia neuii, a genomic segment contains:
- the glpK gene encoding glycerol kinase GlpK yields the protein MTDKDYVLAIDQGTTSSRAILFNHSGDIVASAQKEHEQIFPKPGWVEHNPIEIWDNVRYCVASTLQQAQINRHAIAAVGITNQRETVVVWDKNTGEPVYNAIVWQDTRTSKIIRELAGEDGLSKYRNICGLDLSTYYSGPELKWILDNVEGARERAEAGELLFGNTDTWVLWNLTGGVNGGVHKTDVTNASRTMLMDIRTLKWREDVCKDFGIPMKMLPEICSSSEIYGYGRKNGLLIDTPVAGILGDQQAATFGQACFKKGMAKNTYGTGCFTLINTGKEPVFSENGLLTTVAYKIGDQEPSYALEGSIAVTGSLIQWLRDNLGIISSSSEVEELASSVEDNGGVYFVPAFSGLFAPYWKDDARGVIVGLTRYNTKAHIARAALEATAFQTREVLEAMNADSGVELTELRVDGGMTNDNLLMQFQADQLGCKIVRPKVMETTALGAAYAAGIAVGFWEGESDVEANWAKKDEWNPGEDREEYDRTYRLWKKAVTRTFEWVDKDVATE from the coding sequence ATGACTGACAAAGATTATGTACTAGCTATCGACCAGGGGACTACCTCTTCGCGCGCTATTTTGTTCAACCATAGTGGCGACATTGTGGCTTCGGCACAGAAGGAACACGAACAGATCTTCCCGAAGCCAGGCTGGGTAGAGCACAATCCCATCGAGATTTGGGACAACGTGCGTTACTGCGTGGCATCTACTTTGCAACAGGCACAGATCAATAGGCACGCGATTGCAGCGGTAGGCATTACGAACCAGCGTGAAACCGTAGTCGTTTGGGATAAGAACACTGGCGAGCCCGTTTACAACGCAATCGTCTGGCAGGATACTCGTACCTCCAAGATTATTCGCGAGCTTGCCGGCGAGGACGGGCTGTCTAAGTACCGCAACATTTGCGGCCTCGACCTGTCCACTTACTATTCCGGCCCGGAGCTGAAGTGGATTTTGGACAATGTCGAGGGTGCCCGCGAGCGCGCGGAGGCCGGGGAGCTGCTGTTTGGTAACACGGACACTTGGGTGCTGTGGAATCTAACTGGTGGGGTCAACGGTGGCGTGCACAAGACTGACGTCACTAACGCTTCGCGTACGATGCTGATGGATATTAGGACGCTGAAGTGGCGCGAGGACGTGTGCAAGGATTTCGGCATTCCTATGAAGATGCTTCCCGAGATTTGCTCGTCTTCGGAAATTTACGGCTACGGTAGGAAGAATGGTCTGCTGATCGATACTCCTGTTGCGGGTATTTTGGGCGATCAGCAGGCGGCTACTTTCGGGCAGGCGTGTTTCAAGAAGGGCATGGCTAAGAATACTTACGGCACCGGCTGCTTCACCCTGATCAATACGGGTAAGGAGCCCGTCTTCTCCGAGAACGGTCTGCTGACCACCGTTGCTTACAAGATTGGCGACCAGGAGCCTTCTTACGCGCTCGAGGGTTCGATCGCGGTTACCGGATCGCTGATTCAGTGGCTGCGGGACAATTTGGGAATTATTTCTTCTTCTTCCGAGGTCGAAGAGCTGGCTTCCAGCGTCGAGGACAATGGGGGCGTCTACTTCGTTCCCGCTTTCTCGGGTCTGTTTGCCCCGTACTGGAAGGATGATGCTCGCGGCGTGATTGTGGGCCTGACTCGGTACAACACCAAGGCACACATTGCCCGGGCGGCATTGGAGGCTACGGCTTTCCAGACGCGCGAGGTGCTCGAGGCCATGAATGCTGATTCTGGCGTGGAGCTGACCGAGCTGCGTGTGGACGGCGGCATGACTAATGACAACCTGCTCATGCAGTTCCAGGCTGATCAGCTCGGATGCAAGATTGTGCGCCCGAAGGTCATGGAGACTACCGCGCTCGGTGCGGCCTATGCTGCGGGCATCGCGGTTGGTTTCTGGGAGGGCGAATCCGACGTGGAAGCCAACTGGGCCAAGAAGGACGAATGGAATCCTGGCGAGGATCGCGAAGAATACGATCGCACCTACAGGCTGTGGAAGAAGGCTGTAACGCGCACCTTCGAATGGGTTGACAAGGACGTAGCAACCGAGTAA
- a CDS encoding magnesium transporter: protein MARSRIVWLLVLGISATLTVQVLEVFEATLSQKIALSLFIPLLIGIGGNTGSQAATTVTRALATGEIGIRDVGKVAFKEVRTGLLVGALLAVVALIIASLVYGIDIGSVIGLTLILNCPIAATVGGVIPLVAKACKVDPAVFSTPFISTFCDATGLLVYFMVAKTLLGL, encoded by the coding sequence GTGGCTCGCTCCCGTATCGTATGGCTACTGGTATTGGGCATTTCGGCCACTTTGACCGTGCAGGTACTAGAGGTATTCGAGGCGACCCTGTCTCAGAAGATCGCGCTATCTTTATTTATTCCCCTACTGATTGGCATTGGGGGCAATACCGGCTCGCAGGCCGCAACTACCGTCACTCGCGCCCTCGCCACCGGCGAGATCGGCATTCGCGACGTTGGCAAAGTGGCCTTCAAGGAAGTACGCACCGGACTACTGGTAGGCGCATTGTTAGCGGTAGTGGCACTAATAATTGCCTCCCTGGTTTACGGCATCGATATTGGCAGCGTAATTGGGCTAACCCTGATCTTGAATTGCCCAATTGCCGCTACCGTCGGTGGCGTAATTCCACTGGTTGCTAAAGCCTGCAAGGTTGATCCGGCAGTTTTTTCGACCCCGTTTATCTCTACGTTCTGCGACGCTACCGGCCTGCTGGTCTACTTCATGGTTGCCAAAACACTGCTCGGCCTTTAG
- a CDS encoding magnesium transporter MgtE N-terminal domain-containing protein, translating into MQDDVSTAKIRDLIDHRDLTSLAALVRGLSTNRTVRVLSELPLKEAAVVFRLLEKNMSLKAFEELDQPTQADLISQLSRSQVLDIFRSLDPEDQTWLLDEVPSKVAKQIVSSLDPAEVEDTMNLLGYRRDSIGRRMSPQELRSNPSETAAGLLERIGAHDADNDILSEIPVLTTDRKLVGKVELKSLLSAPPETQVGDLMVIDPFYSFTYEDEEKVAREILRHGELIHPIVDSEKRLVGIVPLLDAARIDYQAAEEDHARAGAAEPLRRPYLLTSVLRWLAPVSYGYWYWAFRPL; encoded by the coding sequence TTGCAAGACGACGTAAGCACCGCCAAGATTCGGGACCTCATTGACCATCGCGACCTCACCTCGCTGGCGGCGCTGGTACGTGGGCTTTCTACTAACCGCACCGTTAGGGTGCTGTCCGAGCTTCCTTTGAAAGAGGCCGCGGTTGTCTTCCGGCTTCTAGAGAAGAACATGTCGCTGAAGGCCTTCGAGGAATTGGACCAGCCCACCCAGGCGGATTTGATCAGCCAACTCTCGCGTAGCCAAGTCCTCGACATCTTCCGCTCTTTGGATCCAGAAGATCAGACCTGGCTCCTTGACGAGGTGCCTTCTAAGGTTGCCAAGCAAATTGTTTCCAGCCTGGATCCGGCCGAAGTCGAAGACACTATGAATCTTCTGGGCTATAGGCGCGATTCTATTGGCCGGCGCATGTCGCCCCAGGAATTGCGGTCGAATCCTTCCGAAACTGCCGCGGGCCTGCTGGAGCGCATTGGCGCTCACGACGCAGACAACGACATTCTGTCTGAAATTCCGGTGCTCACTACCGACCGCAAACTGGTAGGCAAAGTGGAATTGAAATCGCTGCTGTCGGCTCCACCTGAGACCCAGGTGGGCGATCTGATGGTGATCGACCCGTTCTACTCTTTCACTTACGAGGACGAAGAAAAGGTGGCGCGCGAGATTTTGCGTCACGGTGAGCTGATCCACCCCATAGTGGATTCCGAGAAGCGACTGGTAGGTATCGTTCCCCTGTTGGACGCGGCCCGCATTGACTACCAGGCAGCCGAAGAGGACCACGCTCGCGCAGGTGCAGCTGAACCACTGCGCAGGCCTTACTTACTCACTTCTGTTTTAAGGTGGCTCGCTCCCGTATCGTATGGCTACTGGTATTGGGCATTTCGGCCACTTTGA
- a CDS encoding glycerol-3-phosphate dehydrogenase/oxidase has translation MTEGALNLQHRQQALEEMANGEELDILVLGGGVTGAGIAYDAALRGLRVGIVEAQDWASGTSSRSSKLVHGGLRYLYQLDFKLVHEALTERGLLLETTAPHLVKKLPLLWPFKTPVIERAYSTVGVGMYDAMAQMAHRGSVPIQRHVTRKGALELVPDLRRDSLIGAMVYYDARVDDARLVVNLVRSAVDYGALAASRTMVTDMSKDATGRVTGATIRDLENDKEYQVRARTIINASGVWTEKTEAMGGTEGGLKVLASKGIHIVVPKERIKGKTGMFVRTEKSVLFIIPWKRYWIIGTTDTKYVEDLRNPVANKTDIDYVLDQANKVLNDPLTHDDIIGVYAGLRPLLQPGTKDGDSAKSTKVSREHTVTEAAPGLVVIAGGKLTTYRPMAEDAVDFALGDRAKSLKSLTATTPLRGAEGYHALWNRRRALASDSGLSVEHIEDMLDRYGSDIELVLASIKEDESLAKELQGAPEYLRAEVAFAVTHEGAMHLEDVLCHRIRLTYEHRDHGLSALEEIASIMAQLLGWDDKKKKFEIDSYTARVQSEEKARTATDDASSQAIRDHIGDVTDFYPLKSEN, from the coding sequence ATGACAGAAGGTGCGCTAAATCTTCAGCACCGCCAACAGGCACTTGAAGAAATGGCAAATGGTGAAGAGCTGGACATCCTCGTTCTCGGCGGCGGCGTAACTGGCGCGGGCATTGCTTATGACGCGGCGCTGCGCGGCCTGCGCGTCGGCATCGTTGAGGCACAGGACTGGGCATCCGGCACGTCCTCCCGTTCTTCCAAGCTGGTTCACGGCGGTCTCCGTTACCTCTACCAGCTTGATTTCAAGCTGGTCCACGAAGCACTGACCGAACGTGGCCTGCTGCTCGAAACCACCGCTCCGCACTTGGTGAAGAAGCTTCCGCTACTGTGGCCTTTCAAGACTCCCGTTATCGAGCGCGCCTACTCCACCGTCGGTGTCGGCATGTACGACGCAATGGCCCAGATGGCCCACCGCGGCTCCGTACCAATCCAGCGGCACGTCACCCGCAAGGGCGCCCTCGAGCTGGTCCCCGACCTAAGGCGCGATTCCCTGATCGGCGCAATGGTTTACTACGACGCTCGCGTTGACGACGCTCGCCTGGTTGTAAACCTGGTCCGTTCCGCGGTCGACTACGGCGCACTTGCCGCTTCGCGCACCATGGTCACTGACATGTCCAAGGATGCAACCGGACGCGTCACTGGCGCCACCATCCGCGATCTGGAAAATGACAAGGAATACCAGGTTCGCGCCCGCACCATCATCAACGCTTCCGGCGTCTGGACCGAAAAGACCGAGGCAATGGGCGGCACCGAGGGCGGCCTGAAGGTACTGGCCTCCAAGGGCATTCACATCGTTGTTCCCAAGGAACGTATCAAGGGCAAGACCGGCATGTTCGTGCGTACTGAAAAGTCCGTGCTGTTCATCATCCCGTGGAAGCGCTACTGGATCATCGGCACCACCGACACCAAGTACGTCGAGGACCTGCGCAACCCGGTCGCCAACAAGACCGATATCGACTATGTACTGGACCAGGCGAACAAGGTTCTGAACGACCCGCTCACCCACGACGACATTATTGGCGTCTACGCAGGCCTGCGCCCGCTGCTGCAGCCGGGCACCAAGGACGGCGATTCTGCTAAGTCCACAAAGGTTTCGCGCGAGCACACCGTGACCGAGGCAGCCCCCGGCCTGGTTGTCATTGCCGGTGGCAAGCTGACCACCTACCGCCCGATGGCGGAGGATGCAGTTGACTTTGCCCTTGGCGATCGTGCCAAGTCGCTGAAGTCGCTGACGGCCACTACCCCGCTTCGTGGCGCCGAGGGCTACCACGCACTGTGGAACCGCAGGCGCGCATTGGCATCCGACTCTGGACTGTCGGTAGAGCACATCGAAGATATGCTGGACCGCTACGGCTCGGATATCGAGCTGGTTCTGGCTTCGATCAAGGAAGACGAATCGCTGGCTAAGGAACTGCAGGGCGCTCCTGAATATCTGCGCGCCGAAGTTGCTTTCGCAGTCACCCACGAGGGCGCCATGCACCTCGAGGACGTGCTGTGCCACCGCATCCGCCTCACCTATGAGCATAGGGATCACGGCTTGTCCGCCCTCGAGGAGATCGCCTCGATCATGGCGCAGCTGCTCGGCTGGGACGACAAGAAGAAGAAATTCGAGATCGATTCCTACACCGCTCGGGTGCAGTCCGAAGAAAAGGCACGCACCGCCACCGACGATGCCTCCTCGCAGGCAATTCGCGACCACATTGGCGACGTGACTGACTTCTACCCGCTGAAGAGCGAAAACTAA
- a CDS encoding lysophospholipid acyltransferase family protein: MANLLSKSLRSGLAYALVKIGRVRLEEESLSPKSFSSPTIFYANHTSHLDFLLIWTLLPLRGQLHPVAAKDYWQVFPRSAPARFFHAYLVDRGGRGRRNQVKGMSQVLAAGDSILIFPEGTRGDGRTLGRFHRGLYFLAKQNPDVPVVPIRLRNLARILPKGQHVPSLHRATVAFLPPLVLRSTDSPASFLLRARSLLTN; the protein is encoded by the coding sequence ATGGCCAACCTGCTAAGCAAGTCGCTCCGTTCCGGCTTAGCCTACGCCCTCGTAAAAATTGGTCGGGTGCGGCTAGAAGAAGAGAGCCTTTCCCCGAAGAGCTTTTCTTCCCCAACTATCTTTTACGCGAACCACACTTCTCACCTAGATTTCTTGCTGATTTGGACGCTGTTGCCGCTTCGCGGGCAACTGCATCCCGTGGCGGCCAAAGACTACTGGCAGGTATTTCCCCGCTCGGCACCCGCTCGCTTTTTTCACGCCTACCTGGTCGATCGGGGCGGTCGGGGCAGAAGAAACCAGGTGAAGGGCATGAGTCAGGTGCTGGCAGCAGGCGATTCGATCCTCATTTTTCCCGAGGGCACCCGGGGCGATGGACGAACCCTAGGCCGATTCCACCGCGGGTTATATTTCTTGGCGAAGCAGAACCCGGACGTACCGGTGGTTCCTATCCGATTGCGCAATCTTGCTAGGATTCTGCCAAAGGGCCAGCATGTTCCGTCTTTGCACAGGGCAACAGTTGCTTTCCTGCCTCCGCTTGTCTTGCGGAGCACGGACTCGCCTGCTTCTTTCCTGTTGCGGGCCAGGAGTTTGCTTACCAACTAG
- a CDS encoding Fpg/Nei family DNA glycosylase, which yields MPEGHKIHRQARMLEELFRGRPVAASSPQGRFVSQAARINGQVLQEAFAWGKHLFLHFSDLYVHVHLGLYGDWRSSGGPNVRLALSSGSNSAYLSGPNTCELLDETGVRAVIGRLGPDPLRADPQGKERFCLAIKKKAVPIGKLVMDQKVVSGPGNIYRAECLFRVGISPFRKGQNVAVPRLERLWDDLACAMGQGLQSGIIDTLESKYKRAGADEVDTRFAVYHRTGRACPRCGTTVKETLMGGRRLFWCPGCQR from the coding sequence GTGCCTGAAGGCCATAAGATTCATCGACAGGCGCGGATGCTCGAGGAACTATTCCGGGGGAGGCCGGTAGCGGCCTCCTCGCCGCAAGGACGCTTCGTCTCCCAGGCAGCACGGATCAACGGGCAGGTGCTGCAGGAGGCCTTCGCCTGGGGAAAACATCTATTTCTGCACTTCAGCGACCTCTACGTGCACGTTCACCTTGGGCTATACGGGGACTGGCGGAGCAGCGGCGGGCCGAATGTGCGGCTGGCGCTTTCAAGTGGATCCAACAGCGCGTACCTGTCTGGTCCGAACACCTGTGAATTATTAGACGAAACAGGCGTGCGTGCCGTGATAGGCCGCCTCGGCCCCGACCCGCTGCGCGCCGATCCGCAGGGCAAAGAGCGTTTTTGCCTGGCGATCAAGAAGAAGGCGGTGCCCATCGGCAAACTGGTCATGGATCAGAAGGTGGTGTCCGGGCCGGGGAACATCTATCGCGCCGAGTGCCTCTTTCGCGTGGGCATTTCGCCGTTTCGAAAAGGCCAGAACGTGGCGGTGCCCAGACTAGAAAGGTTGTGGGATGACCTGGCCTGTGCAATGGGGCAAGGCCTACAAAGCGGAATCATCGACACCTTAGAAAGCAAATACAAGAGGGCGGGCGCCGACGAGGTAGATACCCGCTTCGCCGTCTACCACCGGACTGGGCGGGCCTGCCCGAGGTGTGGGACCACCGTAAAAGAAACCCTGATGGGCGGGCGCAGGCTGTTTTGGTGCCCCGGCTGCCAGCGCTAG